The Agromyces marinus genome window below encodes:
- a CDS encoding Lrp/AsnC family transcriptional regulator yields the protein MDQLDELDRRLLALLRGDGRAPVAELARRLGVARATVTGRIDRLVASGIIIGFSVRVRDELDPLAIHAVSFIEVEGRTTDDVIRRLRGFPEIIALHTTNGGWDLVAELRTATLGEFDGVLGRIRSIDGVVNSETSLLLSSVLR from the coding sequence ATGGACCAGCTCGATGAACTCGATCGGCGACTGCTCGCCCTGCTTCGCGGGGACGGGCGGGCGCCCGTCGCCGAGCTCGCGCGCCGGCTGGGCGTGGCCCGGGCGACCGTCACGGGCCGCATCGACCGGCTCGTGGCATCCGGCATCATCATCGGGTTCTCGGTGCGCGTGCGCGACGAACTCGACCCGCTCGCGATCCACGCCGTGTCGTTCATCGAGGTCGAGGGGCGCACGACCGACGACGTGATCCGGCGCCTGCGCGGCTTCCCCGAGATCATCGCGCTGCACACCACGAACGGCGGTTGGGACCTCGTCGCCGAACTGCGCACGGCGACGCTGGGGGAGTTCGACGGCGTGCTCGGTCGCATCCGCTCGATCGACGGCGTCGTCAACAGCGAGACGAGCCTGCTGCTGAGTTCGGTGCTGCGCTAG
- a CDS encoding ornithine cyclodeaminase yields MTSFVDVRNMVGWVAATGPEAIIAGIIDYLEHDFARWEQFDKTPRVASHTPFGVIELMPTSDHESYAFKYVNGHPSNPARGFQTVTAFGVLADVHNGYPTFLAEMTVLTALRTAATSAFAAKLLARPDSEVMAMIGTGSQAEFQALAFRHALGIRSLRVYDVDPDAIAKFVRNMLPLGFEIEVAGSAAEALAGADIVTTCTADKARATVVADEWVTPGMHLNAIGGDCPGKTELDAAILDRAEVFVEYTPQTRIEGEIQAKPDDFAVTELWEVLAGRRPGRSGADAITLFDSVGFAIEDFSALRYVRDQVAGTRYEQRIDLVADPDDPKDLFGLMGAFSPVG; encoded by the coding sequence ATGACGAGTTTCGTAGACGTACGCAACATGGTCGGCTGGGTCGCCGCCACCGGCCCCGAGGCGATCATCGCCGGGATCATCGACTACCTCGAGCATGACTTCGCGCGCTGGGAGCAGTTCGACAAGACCCCGCGCGTGGCCAGCCACACGCCCTTCGGCGTGATCGAGCTCATGCCGACGAGCGACCACGAGTCCTACGCGTTCAAGTACGTCAACGGCCACCCGTCGAACCCCGCACGCGGCTTCCAGACCGTGACCGCCTTCGGCGTGCTCGCCGACGTGCACAACGGCTACCCCACCTTCCTCGCCGAGATGACCGTGCTCACGGCGCTGCGCACCGCCGCGACCTCCGCGTTCGCGGCGAAGCTCCTCGCGCGCCCCGACTCCGAGGTCATGGCCATGATCGGCACCGGCAGCCAGGCCGAGTTCCAGGCGCTCGCGTTCCGGCACGCCCTCGGCATCCGCTCGCTGCGCGTCTACGACGTCGACCCCGACGCGATCGCCAAGTTCGTGCGGAACATGCTCCCGCTCGGCTTCGAGATCGAGGTCGCCGGAAGCGCGGCCGAAGCCCTCGCGGGCGCCGACATCGTCACGACCTGCACGGCCGACAAGGCGCGCGCCACGGTCGTCGCCGACGAGTGGGTGACGCCCGGTATGCACCTGAACGCGATCGGCGGCGACTGCCCCGGCAAGACCGAGCTCGACGCAGCCATCCTCGACCGCGCCGAGGTGTTCGTCGAGTACACCCCGCAGACCCGCATCGAGGGCGAGATCCAGGCCAAGCCCGACGACTTCGCCGTCACGGAACTCTGGGAGGTCCTGGCCGGGCGCCGCCCCGGCCGCTCGGGCGCCGACGCGATCACGCTCTTCGACTCGGTCGGGTTCGCGATCGAGGACTTCTCGGCGCTGCGCTACGTGCGCGACCAGGTCGCCGGCACCCGGTACGAGCAGCGGATCGACCTCGTCGCCGACCCCGACGACCCGAAGGACCTGTTCGGCCTCATGGGCGCGTTCTCCCCGGTGGGCTGA
- the ctlX gene encoding citrulline utilization hydrolase CtlX encodes MSVQSPAAVVMVRPHAFAPNPETLADNGFQRGAGSAGRADAARIAASAHDEVTRAAAALEAAGVTVHLFEDETAHRPDSVFPNNWISTHSGGHIALFPMFTPNRRTERRGDIVELLKTTYRVQDVIDYSGLEYDDVFLEGTGAMVLDHESRIAYAARSNRADPIALERFCTNFGYEPMVFDAVDGRGIAVYHTNVILSIATEFALIAADMLVSPARREQVMDRLAARGRRDVIALTNAQVDAFAGNALELWGADGRVLALSRTAFDALTTDQRARIERSARLLPLDVPTIELAGGSVRCMLAGVHLDPRPGLVEHRASPVDDASADEIAAL; translated from the coding sequence GTGTCCGTCCAGTCCCCCGCCGCGGTCGTCATGGTGCGCCCGCACGCCTTCGCCCCCAACCCCGAGACGCTCGCCGACAACGGCTTCCAGCGCGGCGCCGGCAGCGCAGGCAGAGCGGATGCCGCGCGCATCGCGGCATCCGCCCACGACGAGGTGACCCGCGCCGCCGCCGCACTCGAGGCCGCGGGCGTGACCGTGCACCTCTTCGAGGACGAGACCGCGCACCGACCCGACAGCGTGTTCCCCAACAACTGGATCTCGACGCATTCGGGCGGGCACATCGCGCTGTTCCCGATGTTCACGCCGAACCGTCGCACCGAGCGGCGCGGCGACATCGTCGAACTGCTGAAGACGACCTACCGCGTGCAGGACGTCATCGACTACTCGGGGCTCGAGTACGACGACGTGTTCCTCGAGGGCACGGGCGCGATGGTGCTCGACCACGAGTCGCGCATCGCCTACGCCGCCCGCTCGAACCGCGCCGACCCGATCGCGCTCGAACGCTTCTGCACGAACTTCGGGTACGAGCCGATGGTGTTCGACGCCGTCGACGGGCGCGGCATCGCGGTGTACCACACCAACGTGATCCTCAGCATCGCGACCGAGTTCGCGCTCATCGCCGCCGACATGCTCGTCTCCCCCGCGCGGCGCGAGCAGGTCATGGACCGCCTCGCCGCCCGCGGCCGCCGCGACGTCATCGCGCTCACGAACGCGCAGGTCGACGCGTTCGCGGGCAACGCCCTCGAACTGTGGGGCGCCGACGGGCGCGTGCTCGCGCTCTCGCGCACCGCGTTCGACGCACTCACCACCGATCAGCGCGCGCGGATCGAGCGATCTGCGCGGCTGCTGCCGCTCGACGTGCCCACGATCGAGCTCGCCGGCGGGTCCGTGCGGTGCATGCTCGCGGGCGTGCACCTCGACCCACGGCCCGGGCTCGTCGAGCATCGGGCGAGCCCGGTCGACGACGCCTCGGCCGACGAGATCGCGGCGCTCTGA